Proteins from a genomic interval of Pseudomonas asplenii:
- a CDS encoding alpha-2-macroglobulin family protein, which yields MNGSSMMRLLSRMVFVLAVLLPVAAGAADDSVAPSNYEPIAGESFFLLADSSFASDEQALVRLEAPGRDYRRFRMEPYGGADIRVYRIDQPLEFLKRQKNLHRVVSDGQFKGEGLSNTLAYLWDNWYRKSRRVMQRAFSYESRKQVTEEVPELKMGDSFNRPTPYDNPPQYAPLPGLPLVTQFRYPLWEAKPIQPPKGVDLAGSSSQFVNVAPGNVYIPLGKLKPGLYLVEALVGKYRATTVVFVSNTVAVSKIAGDELLVWAARKHEGSSVPKVKVLWTDGLGVMSSGETDADGLLRLKHVSPERSFMIGEDDEGGVFVSENFYYDSEIYDTKLYAFTDRPLYRPGDWVSLKIVGREFKNARDSVNPTGAPVRVSVLDATGTTLQTLDLNLDGKAGTQGRFQLPDNAVAGGYELRFNYRDQTYSSAFRVAEYIKPHFEISLDLAKQDFRTGEPVKGKLLLLYPDGKPVTDARVQLTLRAQQLSMVDNELQYLGQFPVELTSAELTTDDKGEAVLDLPAAEKPSRYMLTVFASDGAAYRVKTTKEILIERGASRYRLSAPQRFSASGEKVAFSYANESAVVQANAGKPSSYSWVRLEDQSTGGGKLAAGDKGFSITFDRPGTYNLSLKDEHERILGATGHSVTGDGVKAVPGTVEILLDKPEYHAGDEAVALITFPEPVNDALLSLERDKVEATALLSKGADWLRLEKISDNQYRARIPVKDNFAPNLTFSVLYTKGGEYSFQNAGLKVATPQIDVAIATDKESYQPGDTVSVDLTTQFAGKPIPAHLTVSVVDEMIYALQPEVAPSIDQFFYHPRRNNVRTSASLSFISYDVALPGSPGAPGKANRSERGVKVLERPRREDVDTAAWQPELVTDANGKVRFTFRMPDSLTRWRITARAIADSGQVGQRNQFIRSDKPLYLKWSGPTHFRNGDQPKLGLFAFSQDDKPAKAELLIRYAGQEQRLPLSLNKGINYIPLPAVALSSGDWTAELQQNGKAQDTLAVHLTAVGDGWQVTQSQSLSLASGDTPLSLPADARDIRLRLDDSPQALFRASLDDLLSYPYGGVEQTASQLLPLSIAYPALSGNAQIRDRLRLILQNSRLRLVSMAGPDAWFTWWGEDVTPDAFLTGYAYYADWYASKALGVSLPPEHWQRVLDVYGKQAAATPLLQRALVLSFAKDMQLPVNTLLSGLMEELAKAGEGDNANLLDDGEDSVVMGAPDSALGLASARVLTAALARQSKVALPDAFSKQLPAAEQRLGASSQPFATALSLSLKPFNAEQAQALLQRLLPQQSTLERALALTWLQRSVEQTPKMVNLTPGEGWQVRQGGAGEVYWQWQGSGVPSVLTLSGAQERPLRANLSYLSQDKAAADLPVQIKRRLLELVPDGDANTFSLKAVGDKPLSSDSLYLDEVILTSKAAKPVRYGMLELPLPPGADVERTTWGVNLAGLAGEEATPLEKAHFEPGQMAYGVPVNSLNGEVRVRHLIRFSQKGQFKLPPARFSQIYAPQFQAQEQKAALGQVTVE from the coding sequence ATGAACGGGTCTTCCATGATGCGTCTGTTATCCCGAATGGTTTTCGTCCTGGCCGTGCTGTTGCCGGTCGCCGCAGGTGCCGCCGATGACTCGGTGGCGCCGAGCAACTACGAGCCGATTGCCGGCGAGAGCTTCTTCCTGCTCGCCGACAGCAGTTTCGCCAGCGATGAACAGGCGCTGGTTCGCCTGGAAGCTCCGGGCCGCGACTACCGGCGTTTCCGCATGGAGCCTTATGGCGGTGCGGACATCCGCGTGTACCGCATCGATCAGCCGCTGGAGTTCCTCAAGCGCCAGAAGAACCTGCACCGGGTGGTCAGCGACGGTCAGTTCAAGGGCGAGGGGCTGTCCAACACCCTGGCCTATCTGTGGGACAACTGGTACCGCAAATCCCGCCGGGTGATGCAGCGTGCGTTCTCCTACGAGTCGCGCAAGCAGGTGACCGAGGAAGTCCCGGAGCTGAAGATGGGCGACAGCTTCAACCGGCCGACCCCCTACGACAACCCGCCGCAATACGCGCCGCTGCCGGGCCTGCCGCTGGTCACCCAGTTCCGCTACCCGCTGTGGGAGGCCAAGCCGATCCAGCCGCCCAAAGGCGTCGACCTGGCCGGTTCTTCCAGCCAATTCGTCAATGTCGCCCCCGGCAACGTCTACATCCCGTTGGGCAAGCTCAAACCGGGTCTGTACCTGGTCGAAGCGCTGGTCGGCAAATACCGCGCGACCACCGTGGTGTTCGTCTCCAACACCGTGGCCGTCAGCAAGATCGCCGGTGACGAACTGCTGGTCTGGGCCGCGCGCAAGCACGAAGGCAGCTCGGTGCCCAAGGTCAAGGTGCTGTGGACCGACGGCCTGGGCGTGATGAGCAGCGGCGAGACCGATGCCGATGGCCTGCTGCGCCTCAAGCACGTCAGCCCGGAGCGCTCGTTCATGATCGGCGAGGATGACGAGGGCGGGGTGTTCGTCTCCGAGAACTTCTACTACGACAGTGAAATCTACGACACCAAGCTCTACGCCTTCACCGACCGGCCGTTGTACCGGCCGGGTGATTGGGTCTCGCTGAAGATCGTCGGTCGCGAATTCAAGAACGCCCGCGACTCGGTCAACCCCACCGGCGCGCCGGTGCGGGTCAGCGTGCTGGATGCCACCGGCACCACACTGCAGACCCTGGACCTGAACCTGGACGGCAAGGCCGGTACCCAGGGCCGTTTCCAACTGCCGGACAATGCCGTGGCCGGCGGTTATGAGCTGCGTTTCAATTACCGCGACCAGACCTACAGCAGCGCCTTCCGCGTCGCCGAGTACATCAAGCCGCACTTCGAAATCTCCCTCGACCTGGCCAAGCAGGACTTCCGTACCGGCGAGCCGGTCAAGGGCAAGTTGCTGCTGCTCTACCCGGACGGCAAGCCGGTGACCGATGCCCGTGTGCAACTGACCCTGCGTGCCCAGCAACTGTCGATGGTCGATAACGAGCTGCAGTACCTCGGGCAATTCCCGGTGGAACTGACCAGCGCCGAACTGACCACTGATGACAAGGGCGAGGCGGTGCTCGACCTGCCGGCGGCGGAGAAACCGAGCCGCTACATGCTCACCGTGTTCGCCAGCGATGGCGCCGCGTACCGGGTCAAGACCACCAAGGAAATCCTCATCGAGCGTGGCGCCTCGCGTTATCGCCTGTCGGCGCCGCAGCGGTTCAGCGCCAGCGGTGAGAAGGTCGCGTTCAGCTACGCCAACGAGTCCGCCGTGGTGCAAGCCAACGCCGGCAAACCGAGCAGCTATAGCTGGGTGCGCCTGGAAGACCAGTCCACCGGCGGCGGCAAGCTGGCGGCGGGTGACAAAGGTTTCAGCATCACCTTCGACCGTCCCGGTACCTACAACCTGTCGCTCAAGGACGAACACGAGCGCATCCTCGGCGCCACCGGCCACTCGGTGACCGGCGACGGCGTGAAAGCCGTGCCCGGCACCGTGGAAATCCTGCTCGACAAACCCGAGTACCACGCCGGCGACGAAGCCGTGGCATTGATCACTTTCCCGGAGCCGGTCAACGACGCATTGCTGTCGTTGGAGCGCGACAAGGTCGAGGCCACCGCGCTGCTGTCCAAGGGCGCCGACTGGCTGCGCCTGGAAAAAATCAGTGACAACCAGTACCGCGCGCGGATCCCGGTGAAGGACAACTTCGCCCCCAACCTGACCTTCTCGGTGCTCTACACCAAGGGCGGCGAATACAGCTTCCAGAACGCCGGCCTCAAGGTCGCCACGCCGCAGATCGACGTGGCCATTGCCACCGACAAGGAAAGCTACCAGCCGGGTGATACCGTCTCGGTGGACCTGACCACCCAGTTCGCCGGCAAGCCGATCCCGGCGCACCTGACCGTCAGCGTGGTGGATGAAATGATCTACGCGCTGCAGCCGGAAGTGGCGCCGAGCATCGACCAGTTCTTCTATCACCCACGCCGCAACAACGTGCGTACCAGCGCCAGTCTGTCGTTCATCAGCTACGACGTGGCCCTGCCGGGCAGTCCGGGTGCACCAGGCAAGGCCAACCGCAGTGAGCGCGGGGTGAAGGTGCTGGAGCGGCCGCGTCGCGAAGACGTCGACACCGCCGCCTGGCAGCCGGAGCTGGTCACCGACGCCAACGGCAAGGTGCGCTTCACCTTCCGCATGCCCGACTCGCTGACCCGCTGGCGCATCACCGCCCGCGCCATCGCCGATAGCGGCCAGGTGGGCCAACGCAACCAGTTCATCCGTTCCGACAAGCCGCTGTACCTGAAATGGAGTGGTCCGACCCACTTCCGCAACGGCGACCAGCCCAAGCTCGGCCTGTTTGCCTTCAGCCAGGACGACAAGCCGGCCAAGGCCGAACTGCTGATCCGCTACGCCGGCCAGGAGCAGCGCCTGCCGCTGTCGCTGAACAAGGGCATCAACTACATCCCGCTGCCGGCGGTTGCCCTGAGCAGCGGCGACTGGACCGCCGAGCTGCAACAGAACGGCAAGGCCCAGGACACCCTGGCCGTGCACCTCACCGCAGTGGGTGATGGCTGGCAAGTGACCCAGAGTCAGAGCCTCAGCTTAGCCAGCGGCGATACCCCGTTGAGCCTGCCGGCCGATGCCCGCGACATTCGTCTGCGCCTCGACGACAGCCCGCAAGCGCTGTTCCGCGCTAGCCTCGACGACCTGCTCAGCTACCCCTACGGTGGCGTTGAACAGACCGCCAGCCAGCTGCTGCCGCTGAGCATTGCCTACCCGGCGCTGTCGGGTAACGCGCAGATCCGTGATCGCCTGCGCCTGATCCTGCAGAACAGTCGCCTGCGCCTGGTGTCGATGGCAGGTCCCGATGCCTGGTTCACCTGGTGGGGTGAAGACGTCACGCCGGATGCGTTCCTCACCGGCTACGCCTATTACGCCGACTGGTACGCCAGCAAGGCCCTGGGTGTGAGCCTGCCGCCGGAGCACTGGCAGCGGGTGCTGGACGTCTATGGCAAGCAGGCCGCCGCCACGCCGTTGCTGCAACGGGCACTGGTGCTGTCGTTCGCCAAGGACATGCAACTGCCGGTCAATACCTTGCTCAGCGGGCTGATGGAGGAGCTGGCGAAAGCTGGCGAGGGCGACAACGCCAATCTGCTGGATGACGGTGAAGACAGCGTGGTAATGGGCGCGCCGGACTCGGCCTTGGGCCTGGCCAGCGCACGGGTGCTGACCGCCGCACTGGCCCGGCAGAGCAAGGTGGCCTTGCCGGATGCGTTCAGCAAGCAATTGCCGGCCGCCGAACAGCGCCTCGGCGCCAGCTCGCAGCCGTTCGCCACGGCCCTGAGCCTGTCGCTCAAACCGTTCAATGCCGAGCAGGCCCAGGCACTGCTGCAGCGCCTGCTGCCGCAGCAATCGACCCTGGAACGGGCACTGGCCCTGACCTGGCTGCAACGCAGCGTCGAGCAGACGCCGAAAATGGTCAACCTGACTCCGGGCGAAGGCTGGCAGGTCCGCCAGGGCGGTGCCGGTGAGGTCTACTGGCAGTGGCAAGGTTCGGGCGTGCCGAGTGTGTTGACCCTGAGCGGTGCGCAGGAGCGTCCGCTGCGGGCCAACCTGAGCTACCTCAGCCAGGACAAGGCCGCCGCCGACCTGCCGGTGCAGATCAAGCGCCGTCTGCTGGAACTGGTGCCGGATGGTGACGCCAACACCTTCAGCCTCAAGGCCGTGGGTGACAAGCCGTTGTCCAGCGACAGCCTCTACCTGGATGAAGTGATCCTCACCAGCAAGGCCGCCAAGCCCGTGCGCTACGGCATGCTCGAACTGCCACTGCCGCCGGGTGCGGATGTCGAACGCACCACCTGGGGCGTCAACCTCGCCGGATTGGCCGGCGAGGAAGCCACGCCGCTGGAGAAGGCGCATTTCGAGCCGGGGCAGATGGCCTATGGCGTGCCGGTCAACAGCCTCAATGGCGAAGTGCGCGTGCGCCACCTGATCCGCTTCTCGCAGAAAGGCCAGTTCAAACTGCCGCCGGCGCGCTTCAGCCAGATCTATGCGCCGCAGTTCCAGGCCCAGGAACAAAAAGCAGCCCTCGGACAAGTCACGGTCGAATGA